From Juglans regia cultivar Chandler chromosome 6, Walnut 2.0, whole genome shotgun sequence, the proteins below share one genomic window:
- the LOC109014961 gene encoding uncharacterized protein LOC109014961 gives MHGRLLLAFAKNLGYGNSTYAELRALLEGVKHCKKMNFSAVDIEMDSKVILTWLDKNRCGSWYLEDFWEELQLQLIAMDVRFMHIHREGNAAADWLARRGATDGDVEWQSMGEVAPLLRGLLRVDKWGLPSIRRKK, from the coding sequence ATGCATGGGAGGTTGCTGTTAGCATTTGCTAAGAATCTTGGGTATGGCAATAGCACTTATGCGGAGTTAAGAGCACTGTTAGAAGGTGTCAaacattgtaaaaaaatgaatttcagtGCAGTTGATATAGAAATGGACTCTAAAGTGATTCTGACATGGTTAGATAAGAACAGATGCGGtagctggtatttggaggatttttgggaggaattgcAACTTCAGCTCATTGCTATGGATGTTCGGTTTATGCACattcatagggaaggaaatgctgctgcggattggttagctagaAGGGGAGCAACTGATGGTGATGTGGAATGGCAGAGTATGGGGGAGGTTGCTCCTTTGTTACGGGGTTTGCTTAGAGTTGATAAATGGGGTCTCCCTTCAATCAGGCGGAAGAAATAG